TTAGCTCAATTACTTATGTATGACGGAATAATCCATAAAGATAAAGCGCTTTTGAAAAACGCAAGGTATATTTTTGAGTGGAATATGAATAAAACCAATTCATTTTCTTTTGATGATTATGGATTTTTGGCAATGATTGATAAAGAATTGTAAATAACCCTTTGATTCAACAAAATGAAGGATACAATTAATGTATTATAAATTGAAAGAAGCAGCAGTAATACAATTTACTGCTGCTTTTTTTATGAATTTGAAATATGTCTAGTTTATATCCAATTAGGATGTGAATAAATCAATCTCATTTTTTATTGATTGATATGAAAATTTGGCAATGATTGATAATATTTAATGAAAATTATATTTATAAATCATTTATTTGTTAAATAAATGGCAATTTTTGATAAATTAAATATAGTAAAATGGAGTTTTAAGCTCCATTTTTTTTGTTTGTGGAATCTTAAAGACAAAAACACCTCCCTATGTTACACGAATTATTGAAATTCCTTAAAAATTGAATTATCTAAGTCCTTCAATTGTAATTTTTTAGCTAAAATATTATCAAAGATTAAAATTAGTTGTATAATTTATCCTGTTTTTGCAAAAAATCTGTTATTATTGAAAAATTAAGCTAATTATTATAGGTGAGCTGACCACTCACTTAGAAGTACAAAGCAATTATTCAACAAACAAACAATTTATTATGAAACACAATTTACTCAGCTTTGTTCTGCTGTTTATGCTCTCCATTGGTTTGGTAAACGCGCAGAATCGTCAATTGAGCGGAAGGGTAACAGATTCAGGAGATGGTTCTCCATTAGCAAATGTATCTGTAAGAGTGGTAGGTGCATCCACGGCAACCCAAACTAATGCTCAAGGAAATTACACCCTTACTGTAAGTGAAAACTCAAAAGTAGAATTCTCATTTATTGGTTACCAATCACAAACACAATCTGTAACAGGTAGGTCAACAATTAATGTTTCATTAGTTTCATCTTCAGATGAACTTGATGAAGTAGTTGTAGTAGCTTATGGTACAGTAAAAAAATCTGATTTTACAGGTTCTGCTACACAGATCGGGTCGAAAGAAATTGATAAAAGACCTATTTCAAACGTCTTGACCGCATTACAAGGTGCAGGTCCTGGTATTCAAACTAGTACACCTTCAGGTGCACCAGGTTCATCACCAACTATTCGTATTCGAGGTCTAGGTTCGTACTCTGCTGGACAAGGTGCATTAGTCGTTGTTGACGGAGTTCCATTTGATGGTGGAATGGCCAATATTAACCCTGCTGATGTTGAATCAGTAACTGTATTGAAAGATGCTGCTACAATTGCTATGTACGGCTCTCGTGGTGCAAATGGGGTAATCATGGTTACAACTAAAAAAAGGTAATGCCGGAAAATCAGAACTTAATGTCTCTGCACAGTATGGTTTTAACGAAAATGGTGTACCTGCATATAACACTGTAGACGCTGGCCAATATTATGAATTAATGTGGCAAGCATACACTAACAACCTTGCTTACGGATCAACTGCAATTCCGATCGATATCGCTAGACAACTTGGATCTGGTGTTCTGCCAAGAAATGATAAGGGTTTACAGTTATATAACGGTAAAACTTACCAAGATATCGTTCAATATTTAGGTAACTATAATGCATTTGATGTTAGCAATGAAACTTTAGTAGGAGTTGACGGTAAATTAAACCCGGCAGCTAAATTCAGATATGAAGGCTTTACTTCATGGGAAGATGAAGCATCTAGAAAAGGTAATCGTAATGAATACAATGTTAACTATTCAGGTGGTTTTAACTCAACAGATATCTACTCTTCATTAAACTATTTGAAAGATAATGGATGGGGATTACGTTCATCTAATGAAAGATTCCAAGGAAGACTAAACGTTAATACAAAAGTAACGGATTGGTTAAAAACTGGTATCAACATCAATGCAGCGACCATTAACTACAACTTTGCAGCTGATGGTGCTAGCAGTATCAATAACCCTTTCTATTTCTCTAGAGCAATTGCTCCAATTTATCCTGTTTATGTACATGATCCAGCTACTGGTAAATTAGTATATGATGAGTTTGGTGCAAAAAGATACGATTACGGTAACTTAGTTTCTGAATTCGGATTATCTAGACCTTTCAATAGTGGTCGTCATGCAATTGCGGAAACAATGTTTAATTCAAGCGCTGCAAATCGTGATTTCTTCGGTGCAAGAGCGTATATTGATATCAATATCCTCCCTTGGTTGACGTTTTCAACAACTTTCAGCCCAGATATTCAAAACTACAAATCTGAAGGTTATGAAAACACAATTGTAGGTGATGGTGCTCCAGCTGGTCGTTATAACCAATCTTGGAACAGACAACTTTCTTATACATTCAACCAATTGTTAAGAGCAAATAATACATTTGGAAACCATAATTTACAAACTGTATTAGGACACGAATTCTACTCTTATAAATATGAAAGTATTTATGGTATGAGAACTGGTCAAGGATTCCAAGGAGTTAATATTTTCGAAAACTTTACAGACATCAGTTCATTAACTTCTGGTATCAATGAAAATACTATTGAAAGTTATTTTGGACGTGTAAACTATAACTACAACAGCAAATACTATTTAAGTGCAATGATCAGAGCAGATGGAAACTCTAAATTCCCTTCTAACTTGCGTTGGGAAGAGTTCTGGTCATTAGGAGCTGCTTGGAGATTGGATCAAGAAGATTTCTTCAAAAACGATTATGTTAACTTGTTGAAATTAAGAGCTTCTTATGGTAAATTGGGTAACTCTGATGTGGGTTATTATCCTTACCAAAAATGGTTATGAAATCGGTTATAACAATGCTTCAACTCCAGGTTCAATCTTCGCATCTTTAGGTAGTGATAACCTAACTTGGGAAACTCAAAAACCTTTGGACTTCGGAGTAGACTTTAGCTTATTTGACAATAGATTATCAGGTAGTTTTGAATATTATTACAGAAACTCTGATGGTTTGTTATTCAGTGTAAACCAACCATATCATAATGGTGGTACTTGGGCTGGATCATTTGCTGTTCAACAGAACGTGGGTGCTATGACAAACAAAGGTATTGAAGCAACTGTAACAGGTAACTTAATAAGAAAACCTGAGTTTAACTGGAACCTTACATTCAATGTGACTACTGTAAAAAATGAAATCACTAAAATGCCAGTTGAAACTCCTGAAATTGTAAGCAGCCCATATAAACGTGCAGTTGGAAGATCATTATATGATTTCTATACTAGAACATATTATGGAGTTGATCCTGAAACAGGAGAAGCTTTGTACCTTGGTTTAGAAGATGGTGTAGAATTCGACCCTGATAACGCTACTCACCGTTTAATTGATAATGGAAATGGCAGAGTAGATACAGTTACAACTAACCAAAATGCTGCTAGACAGTCTTGGTTGAATAAATCAGCTCTTCCTCCAGTTTACGGAAGTATTATTAATGACTTCACCTACAAAAACTTCGACTTTAGATTTGTCTTAACATATAGTCTAGGTGGACATTTCTATGATGGATACTATGGAGGTTTGGTAAGTTCTGGACCAGCAAATGGTGCTAACTTACACCAAGATCTATTAAATGCTTGGAAAGAACCAGGTGATATTACAGATGTGCCAAGAATGGATGTTGGTAGAACAGCTCAACATGGTGCTACGTCTTCAAGATACTTAACAAAAGCTTCGTATTTGAATATTAGTGCAATCAACGTTGGGTATAGAATTCCTGAAGTATACTCTAATAGAATTGGAATTAAAAGAGCAAGAGTTTATGCAAGTGCTGAAAACTTGTTCTATTGGTCTGCTAAAAAAGGATTCAATCCACTAGGTGGAATTACTGGACCAACTGGTAACAGTTCATATACTCACGCAAGGACTATAAACTTTGGTATTAACTTCGGATTATAAGGAAATGAAAATATTAAATAATACAAATATAAAGCTGCCTGTTTTAGGGACAGTATTTACAGCACTCCTGTTGTTTACAGGGTGTAAAAAGGATGCTTTGCAAAAGGATCCAAGTGAAATGATTAACACTGAAATCGTATTTGCAACTACTGATAATGCATATTCAGCAATTAATGGTATGCACAGATTGATGTATTACCAATGGTATAGCAATCAAGCAGCAGGTGGACAATCAGGAAACATGATCTATATGGACGCGTTGGGTGAAGATTTTGTAATGACTGCCCAAGCTAATGGATGGTTCATTTCTGAATATAAATGGCAATCTCATAGAAGTGCAACTTCGTCGATTAACCAATTCAATTACGGCTTTTATTATGCATTAATTGGTAATGCCAATGAAATCATTAATAATATTGATAATGCAGTAGGACCAGACGAAGACAAAAACTTCATTAAAGGACAAGCTTTAACCTATAGAGCATGGTGTTATTTCCAAATGATCCAATTATTTGGAAACAGATATGTAAAAGGGGGTGATAATTCAGGGTTAGGTCTTCCCTTGATTCTGGAAAGAACAAAAGGGGCTAAACCAAGAAATACTGTAGAAGAAGTATATGGTCAAATTAACAAAGATTTGGATGATGCAATTGCATTATTTGGAAATGCAGCTTCTAGACCAAATGTATCCCACTTAAATATCGATGTTGCAAAAGGGGTAAAAGCAAGAGTTGCTTTGACTCAGCAAGATTATGTCGCTGCAGCAAAATTTGCTAAAGAAGCGCGTGCGGATTATACTTTGATGACCCAAAATCAATATCTGAATTCATTTGTTAATATTGATAATCCAGAATGGATTTGGGGTATACACCAAAGAGAAGATCAACCTACTTATTTCTATTCATTTTACGCATATGTTGGTAACTTTAGCTCAACCAATACTCGTGGTAACCCAAAAGCTATCAACTCTCTATTGTACGATAAAATCTCTAGTACAGATGTTAGAAAAAGATTATGGGACCCAACTGGAGCAGACAATAGCTTCCCATTAGCAGCAAGTGGAGTTCGTAAACCGTATATGACCAGAAAATTCACCCTTCCAAATCCTGGAAATAGTAATGGTGATTTGATGTTCATGCGTGCTTCGGAGATGTTTTTAATCGAATCTGAAGCTTTGGCAAGAACTGCAGGAATGGAAAATCAAGCAAAAGAAGTTTTGTTAGAATTAGCTAAGACTAGAGATGCTAACTACACCTTATCTACAAATACTGGTGCAAATTTAATTGAAGAGATCTTGACTCAAAGAAGAGTTGAGTTATGGGGAGAAGGTTTCAGATTTTATGATTTAAAAAGATTAAATCTGCCATTAAATAGAAATGGAGCCAACCATATCGCTTCTTTGGCAGTAGAATTCTCTGTCCCTGCTGGCGCTAAAGAATGGCAATTCTTAATCCCTCAAGGTGAAATCGACAGAACATTAGGTGTTGTTGTCCAAAATCCTTTGTAGGTAAAAATTAACAATACAATAAAAGCCGGGCAATTGGCCCGGCTTTTTGTTTTAGTCACTATTGTTTATTATTAATTATACCTTTTCTATCTCAAAAACTTCTCTTGCAATTACCAGTCTCTGAATCTCTGAAGTTCCTTCATAGATCTGTGTAATCTTAGCATCACGCATCAATCTTTCTACATGGTACTCTTTGACATATCCATAACCTCCGTGGATTTGTACTGCCTCAACCGTATGTTTCATAGCCACTTCAGAGGTATTCAGCTTGGCCATGGCAGCTACCTTTCCATAAGGTAATCCTTGGTCTTTTGTCCAAGCCGCTTTATAGGTCAGCAATCTGGCGGCCTCAATATCCACTTCCATGTCTGCCAGTTTAAATTGAATCGCTTGATGATCAGAAATGGGTTTTCCAAAAGTTTTTCTTTCTTTGGAATACGCTAATGCCAGGTCATATGCCCCAGCAGCAATCCCCAAAGCTTGTGCTGCAATTCCAATCCTTCCGCCATCCAATGTTTTCATGGCAAACTTAAATCCAAAACCATCTTCACCTATTCTATTTTCTTTAGGCACCTTGACATCAGAAAACATTAAAGAATGTGTATCCGAACTCCGGATCCCCAATTTATTTTCCTTAGGACCAATGCTGAAGCCTTCAGTTCCTTTTTCAACGATTAGGGCATTGATGCCCCGATGGCCTTTTTCTGGGTCCGTTTGTGCTATGACAATATAAATATCTGCATTCCCTCCATTGGTAATCCAGTTTTTGGTGCCGTTCAACAAATAATAATCTCCTTTATCTTCGGCCATGGTGTGTTGAGATGAAGCGTCAGATCCTGCTTCTGGCTCTGATAAAGCAAATGCGCCCAATTTCTCGCCAGAAGCTAGAGGCTTAAGGTATTTCTGCTTTTGTTCCTCAGTTCCAAATTCGTTTAATCCGTAAAGGACCAATGAATTGTGAGCTGACATAATAACTGCAGCGGAAGCATCAATCTTAGCAATTTCCTCCAACGCCAAGACATAAGCCATCGTATCCATTCCTGCACCACCATATTCCTCGGGAACCATAATCCCCATAAACCCCAATTCTCCCATCTTCTTTACAAATTCTGTGGGAAACTTAGCCGCTTCATCCCGTTCTATAACTCCAGGCTTAAGTTCTTGTGCAAATTCACGAGCAGCATCTCGAATCATTTTATGCTCTTCTGATAGTTCGAAATTCATATCATTGTTTATATGGTATAACCAAATATAATTAAATATTATTATGCAAGCATAATAAATTCAAAAAAATAAATGCTCATATCAAGAATTTTTTAAATTCTACTAAACCAATGTTCTCGCTTGAACGTTATATAGTTAAGTGTATTTTTTAGTAAAGAGAGTGTAAGATTTGAAGTTTCAAATTTTCAATTTTGCGTTTTTCAATAAAATCTACTATATTGGTAGAGTAAATAAATTTGTTCATTATAAACAATTAAGATATGAGTTTAAGATTAGGTGATGAAGCACCAAACTTTCAAGCTAAAACAACAGCAGGAGATATTGATTTCTACGATTATATAGATGGCAAATGGGCAGTGTTATATTCCCACCCTTCTGATTATACTCCTGTATGTACGACCGAACTTGGCAGAACAGCGCAATTAAAGTCTGAATTTGATAAAAGAAATGTTAAGGTTTTGGCATTAAGTGTCGATTCAGTCGAAGATCACAATGAATGGGTGAAAGATATCAATGAAACCCAAAATACAGAAGTTAATTTTCCGATCATTGCAGATGAGGATAGACATATTGCCGAATTATATGATATGATCCATCCGAATGCTTCCGCAACGGCAACAGTGCGTTCTGTATTTGTTATTGGTCCAGATAAGAAAATTAAATTATCATTGACCTATCCAGCATCAACAGGAAGAAACTTTAATGAGATTCTGCGGGTGATCGATTCTTTGCAGCTTACGGATCAATATCAAGTGGCAACACCTGCAGATTGGAATGATGGGGAGGATGTAATTGTGGTACCGGCAATCAAAACAGAAGATATTCCTGCGAAATTCCCTAAAGGATTTAAAGAAATAAAGCCTTATTTGAGAACAACGCCTCAACCCAACAAATAGTTATCCATTAAAAATCATTTAATAGAATATAATAAAGGCCAGCTGTGATCAGTTGGCTTTTTCTTTGAAGGGATTTTTCTTTTTCCGAGGTACGATGTAAGAAGTGATCAAAGCAATCAAAAATACCAATGAAACCTGTTTCAATAAAACAGAGTAATTAAGTTCAAATGTATTGTTTGATGAGAAGTATTGAAAAACCTGAATAAAAACAACCAGGGCTAAGAAAATGAAAAAATAGGTCCAGAAGGTCCTCATATATGATTTTATTAATTTTTATTAAATATACCGAATAAGTTGTTTAAAATCAAAGAGATATATTTTGTTTTGTTTAATTGTGCCGAAAACAAAAACGAGGTGCTACTTTTCGTAACACCTCGTTTGATACAAAAGTCCAATTTATTTTTAGTATACCTTCACCATGTAGATGTAGTCTTGCAACTTCTTGATCTGCTCAGTGCGCGGTAAATTTGATAGGCTGTTTTTATTGTTTAATACAATGTTTCCTTTTAAAGATTCCTCAGGGATTCTGTTCAATGTTTCGATCAGTGCTTTAGTTTTGATCGCAAAAGCTGCACCGTCTATACCTTTTTGTTTCCCGGAGATAATACCGATGATATTTCCGTTTTTATCCAATACAGGACCACCACTATTACCCGGGTTTACAGGAACAGAAATTTGATAGGCTGTGGTATCACCGCTATATCCAGTTGAAGAACTTAAATATCCCTCACCGTATACAGCTTCATCACGTGGGTAACCAATCGTATAGATTCCTTCACCTAAATCCATATTCTGCTTTTTGAATGTATATGGAATGTTTGGTGCTTGAGCTGCAAAACTAGAATCCGAAATATGTAAAATCGCTAAATCTTTTTCAGGATCTGTAAAGATTACTGAAGCTTTAAATGAATTTCCTTTACTGTTTTGTAGATGTATAGAATCCGCTCCACTAACAACGTGATAATTAGTTACTGCATAACCATCTTTCGTCAACATAAATCCTGTTGCTCCAAATTGTAAAGGATCCTTAGGCGTATTTTCTTTATTGTTGATATTGCGGATGGCATTGTTGTGAGCATTAACATTGCGTTTAACATTGTTAATCTCTCTTTTAAGCGCACTATAATCAGAATTGGTCCTACGCAGTGTCGAAAAGTATCCGGTTGAATACAGCGTAGCTAATGAAGAAAGAACAGCAACAGCCGCAGCTGCAACAGCATTTATCTTCAATTTCTTCCACATACGTACGATGATAGGGGCAGAAGGTTGTTCTTGTATAGTCGTAGCCAATTGATTCTTGAACTCAGCGCGGGCATCGTGACGCTTCATGGTCTGCACGAATTCTGCATGCGATAAGTATAAAGCATTCAATTCTTGGTCTTGATTGCACAATAATTCGAACTCCTCCCTTTCTTTAGGACTCATTTGCCCATTGAGGTAGCGGTCTGCTAATTCTAAAAATTCCTGCTGTCTCATGTCAACTATTGCTAATCAGATTTTTGATCAAAGAACAGTTTCTTCAATCGTTGTAAACATTTGTACTTCTGAGTCTTTGCATTATCAGTATTTGTGTAGCCAAATTTCGCGCAGATTTCGTTCATCGACTTATTACGAATGTAGAAATCTCTTAAGATAGTTTGGCAGGGTTCGCCTAATTGATTCATTGCAGAATCCATCTTGGCAAACTCATGTTCTTTTTGGAGATGAATCTGAACATCGCTCTCAACATCTGCAATTTCCAAACCATCGGAGTCCGAGGTACCCATTGCATTTTCTCTTTTGTTGATCTGCTTCAGCCATAATCTCCTGCTCACAGCATAAAGAAAAGTACTTAATTTGCTGCTTAATTCAAAGTTCTCATGAGTAACTTTGTCATACAATACCATAACCGCTTCTTGAAAAACATCTTTGGCTTCGTCTTCGGAACCATTGTTTCCAGTTATTAGATGCGAGACAGATGGATAACAAGTTTTGTATATGTAGGATATAACTGAGTTGTCCCCACTGCGTAAACCTTCTAGTAACTCCCTGTCATCGCGGGTTTTTGGTAATATTTGCCTTATTTTACTCACTTATTAATACCCTTATTTTCAAATAGTAACCCAAGAATCTTTATTTTTTTTCTTATTTACAATTTCGTTTCCAAACGTAAGAGATTTTTTATGGATTAACAATGCCATATGAAATCTATTAAAATTTTTTAAAAACAAAAGACACCTACCTATTCAGCGGGTGTCTTAAACAAGTTTTTATATCGTGGACTCTACAATCCTGAAAATAAACTGTTTATAATATTCCCCCAAAATTGGAACAGGCTTCTTATTTCCATTGGCAGCATTGATCACGCCAACAATCCATAATACGACCATCAAAATAACAACAACAATGGAAAGCAACCAACCTATTAGTGGGATATAGCGCAATATACCTCCTACAAATAAGGTTAAGAAGATACCCAATGACTGACGGATATGATAGGTCGCAAAATCATTACGCTTCTCGTTGTTCAATACAAAGGCAATAATAAGACCAATGATGGTGAGATAGGCGATTATGGCAATGTTTTTACCATCGTTCACAGAATTGCTCCCGCCATTCTCTAGAGGTGTTTGTGGATTTTCCATAAGATTAAGGTTATAATGTTGATTAAAATTAAGATAAAATTTTTGATTTTTCCCCAAAACCTATTTAGAAACAAAACTTAAACTATGTTTGTTGCTAATTATAAAAGGAAAATTATGGAGGAGAAAATTATTAAATACGATCACCCAAACGGGCAAATTACCGTTCTGTGGAGACCAAAAAAATGTATCCATTCTGCAGTATGTGTCAATATGTTGCCTGCAGTGTATGATCCAGGACCTAGACCTTGGGTAAAACCGGAAAATGCAACCACCCAAGAATTAGTCGATCAGATAAATCGATGTCCTTCCGGGGCATTGCAATATGAACTCCATAACAATTAAGGAGCAGCGATTTAAAAACCGATAAAACAAAAAAACCTTGAAAATTATCTTTTCAAGGTTTTTGTTTTTTGGCGGTCTGGACGGGACTCGAACCCGCGACCCCATGCGTGACAGGCATGTATTCTAACCAGCTGAACTACCAGACCAAAAAATATGTAATAAAGAACAAATTGAAGCTGTGCTTCATTTTAATTTTAGCGGTCTGGACGGGACTCGAACCCGCGACCCCATGCGTGACAGGCATGTATTCTAACCAGCTGAACTACCAGACCTAAAATCTTAAAATTAAAAAGAACTCTTTGAAGAAACGCTTCGCTTTTTCTAGCGGTCTGGACGGGACTCGAACCCGCGACCCCATGCGTGACAGGCATGTATTCTAACCAGCTGAACTACCAGACCCTTTCCCTTCTTTTTAGAAGGTGTGCAAATATAGTGTTTATTTCCTTATCTGCTAATAAATTTTTCAAAAATCTTACTCTACAGCGCCCTCTTTCATCTTTTCAGCATTCTCAGCAAACTGCAATGCATCGATAATCTCCTGAATATCACCATCCATAATAGACGGAAGGTTGTACATCGTCAATCCAATACGGTGCTCAGTCACACGTCCCTGAGGGTAGTTGTAAGTACGGATTTTTGCCGAACGGTCACCAGTCGAAACCATAGTCTTACGCTTGGCAGCAATATCCCCGTGTTTTTTCTGAACCTCAAGCTCATATAATTTGTTGCGAAGCATCTCCATCGCCAACTCACGGTTAGCAAGCTGTGAACGCTCTACTTGACAAACAACAACAATACCCGATGGCTTATGCGTCAACTGAACCTTAGTTTCTACCTTGTTCACGTTCTGACCACCAGCACCTCCCGATCGTGATGTTTGCATCTCAATATCTCCTGGGTTCA
The Sphingobacterium daejeonense genome window above contains:
- a CDS encoding TonB-dependent receptor plug domain-containing protein gives rise to the protein MKHNLLSFVLLFMLSIGLVNAQNRQLSGRVTDSGDGSPLANVSVRVVGASTATQTNAQGNYTLTVSENSKVEFSFIGYQSQTQSVTGRSTINVSLVSSSDELDEVVVVAYGTVKKSDFTGSATQIGSKEIDKRPISNVLTALQGAGPGIQTSTPSGAPGSSPTIRIRGLGSYSAGQGALVVVDGVPFDGGMANINPADVESVTVLKDAATIAMYGSRGANGVIMVTTKKR
- a CDS encoding TonB-dependent receptor, which codes for MVNWVTLMWVIILTKNGYEIGYNNASTPGSIFASLGSDNLTWETQKPLDFGVDFSLFDNRLSGSFEYYYRNSDGLLFSVNQPYHNGGTWAGSFAVQQNVGAMTNKGIEATVTGNLIRKPEFNWNLTFNVTTVKNEITKMPVETPEIVSSPYKRAVGRSLYDFYTRTYYGVDPETGEALYLGLEDGVEFDPDNATHRLIDNGNGRVDTVTTNQNAARQSWLNKSALPPVYGSIINDFTYKNFDFRFVLTYSLGGHFYDGYYGGLVSSGPANGANLHQDLLNAWKEPGDITDVPRMDVGRTAQHGATSSRYLTKASYLNISAINVGYRIPEVYSNRIGIKRARVYASAENLFYWSAKKGFNPLGGITGPTGNSSYTHARTINFGINFGL
- a CDS encoding RagB/SusD family nutrient uptake outer membrane protein — encoded protein: MKILNNTNIKLPVLGTVFTALLLFTGCKKDALQKDPSEMINTEIVFATTDNAYSAINGMHRLMYYQWYSNQAAGGQSGNMIYMDALGEDFVMTAQANGWFISEYKWQSHRSATSSINQFNYGFYYALIGNANEIINNIDNAVGPDEDKNFIKGQALTYRAWCYFQMIQLFGNRYVKGGDNSGLGLPLILERTKGAKPRNTVEEVYGQINKDLDDAIALFGNAASRPNVSHLNIDVAKGVKARVALTQQDYVAAAKFAKEARADYTLMTQNQYLNSFVNIDNPEWIWGIHQREDQPTYFYSFYAYVGNFSSTNTRGNPKAINSLLYDKISSTDVRKRLWDPTGADNSFPLAASGVRKPYMTRKFTLPNPGNSNGDLMFMRASEMFLIESEALARTAGMENQAKEVLLELAKTRDANYTLSTNTGANLIEEILTQRRVELWGEGFRFYDLKRLNLPLNRNGANHIASLAVEFSVPAGAKEWQFLIPQGEIDRTLGVVVQNPL
- a CDS encoding acyl-CoA dehydrogenase, translated to MNFELSEEHKMIRDAAREFAQELKPGVIERDEAAKFPTEFVKKMGELGFMGIMVPEEYGGAGMDTMAYVLALEEIAKIDASAAVIMSAHNSLVLYGLNEFGTEEQKQKYLKPLASGEKLGAFALSEPEAGSDASSQHTMAEDKGDYYLLNGTKNWITNGGNADIYIVIAQTDPEKGHRGINALIVEKGTEGFSIGPKENKLGIRSSDTHSLMFSDVKVPKENRIGEDGFGFKFAMKTLDGGRIGIAAQALGIAAGAYDLALAYSKERKTFGKPISDHQAIQFKLADMEVDIEAARLLTYKAAWTKDQGLPYGKVAAMAKLNTSEVAMKHTVEAVQIHGGYGYVKEYHVERLMRDAKITQIYEGTSEIQRLVIAREVFEIEKV
- a CDS encoding peroxiredoxin, with the protein product MSLRLGDEAPNFQAKTTAGDIDFYDYIDGKWAVLYSHPSDYTPVCTTELGRTAQLKSEFDKRNVKVLALSVDSVEDHNEWVKDINETQNTEVNFPIIADEDRHIAELYDMIHPNASATATVRSVFVIGPDKKIKLSLTYPASTGRNFNEILRVIDSLQLTDQYQVATPADWNDGEDVIVVPAIKTEDIPAKFPKGFKEIKPYLRTTPQPNK
- a CDS encoding S1C family serine protease, with protein sequence MRQQEFLELADRYLNGQMSPKEREEFELLCNQDQELNALYLSHAEFVQTMKRHDARAEFKNQLATTIQEQPSAPIIVRMWKKLKINAVAAAAVAVLSSLATLYSTGYFSTLRRTNSDYSALKREINNVKRNVNAHNNAIRNINNKENTPKDPLQFGATGFMLTKDGYAVTNYHVVSGADSIHLQNSKGNSFKASVIFTDPEKDLAILHISDSSFAAQAPNIPYTFKKQNMDLGEGIYTIGYPRDEAVYGEGYLSSSTGYSGDTTAYQISVPVNPGNSGGPVLDKNGNIIGIISGKQKGIDGAAFAIKTKALIETLNRIPEESLKGNIVLNNKNSLSNLPRTEQIKKLQDYIYMVKVY
- a CDS encoding RNA polymerase sigma factor, whose protein sequence is MSYIYKTCYPSVSHLITGNNGSEDEAKDVFQEAVMVLYDKVTHENFELSSKLSTFLYAVSRRLWLKQINKRENAMGTSDSDGLEIADVESDVQIHLQKEHEFAKMDSAMNQLGEPCQTILRDFYIRNKSMNEICAKFGYTNTDNAKTQKYKCLQRLKKLFFDQKSD
- a CDS encoding DUF4870 domain-containing protein, with the protein product MENPQTPLENGGSNSVNDGKNIAIIAYLTIIGLIIAFVLNNEKRNDFATYHIRQSLGIFLTLFVGGILRYIPLIGWLLSIVVVILMVVLWIVGVINAANGNKKPVPILGEYYKQFIFRIVESTI
- a CDS encoding (4Fe-4S)-binding protein encodes the protein MEEKIIKYDHPNGQITVLWRPKKCIHSAVCVNMLPAVYDPGPRPWVKPENATTQELVDQINRCPSGALQYELHNN